From one Rhodopirellula islandica genomic stretch:
- the lptB gene encoding LPS export ABC transporter ATP-binding protein yields the protein MSDEFTPTSFPTESPLGAHAERQSSEPVLEAVGLQKTYGRRRVVDGVNLHVGEAEIVGLLGPNGAGKSTSFRMICGLVQPDQGRVYLGGQDVTDWPMFRRARDGQMGYLPQEPSVFKKLTVEQNISALFELLGVDRKQRKERTNELLEEFNITHIRKSRAAGLSGGERRRLEIARCLVSNPRIVMLDEPFAGIDPVTVQSIQGVIQQLRDSGISVLITDHAAREILTTVDRCYVIYQGQVLIDGTPDEVKRHPKVREEYLGDLDAAAGGPTGPPAENQFRIDPAHSQPTPPAPSSAQSAAAPTRRQVPRRRVTDV from the coding sequence ATGAGTGACGAATTTACCCCCACATCCTTTCCCACCGAATCACCGCTGGGAGCCCATGCGGAACGCCAGTCGAGCGAGCCTGTTCTCGAAGCGGTCGGTTTGCAGAAAACCTATGGTCGACGTCGCGTCGTCGATGGAGTGAACCTGCACGTCGGTGAAGCCGAGATTGTGGGTTTGCTGGGGCCCAATGGCGCCGGGAAATCGACTAGCTTTCGAATGATCTGTGGGCTTGTCCAGCCCGACCAGGGCCGCGTGTACTTGGGTGGCCAAGACGTGACCGATTGGCCGATGTTCCGGCGTGCTCGCGACGGCCAAATGGGGTACTTGCCTCAGGAACCCAGTGTTTTCAAGAAGCTGACCGTGGAGCAAAACATCTCGGCGTTGTTCGAGTTGCTGGGCGTGGACCGCAAGCAACGCAAAGAACGCACCAATGAATTGCTCGAAGAGTTCAACATCACGCACATTCGAAAGAGTCGAGCGGCCGGACTCTCCGGCGGTGAACGTCGTCGACTGGAGATCGCTCGTTGCTTGGTTTCCAATCCACGAATCGTGATGCTCGATGAGCCTTTCGCTGGGATTGACCCGGTCACCGTGCAATCGATTCAAGGTGTGATTCAGCAGCTTCGTGATTCCGGGATCAGCGTGTTGATCACCGACCATGCGGCCCGTGAGATTTTGACCACCGTGGATCGCTGCTATGTGATCTACCAAGGCCAAGTCTTGATCGATGGCACGCCAGATGAAGTCAAACGGCACCCCAAGGTCCGCGAGGAATATTTGGGTGACCTCGACGCGGCCGCCGGTGGTCCAACAGGTCCGCCTGCCGAAAATCAGTTTCGAATTGACCCCGCTCATTCTCAACCCACTCCCCCAGCTCCGTCCTCGGCTCAGTCTGCCGCCGCACCGACACGCCGCCAAGTGCCTCGGCGTCGCGTGACGGACGTCTGA
- the lepB gene encoding signal peptidase I: protein MNSSTESKSTNDGSVSEAQSAFDAMTIPQQRAAVFRLQAGRETVEAFAVAFILALLFRAFIAEAFVIPTGSMAPALMGAHKDVFCDECGQQFPIGASLENRTPALQKVVVGGICPNCRHVNSLDLANDANEQTFSGDRILVSKFAYTLKEPKRWDVIVFKVPVNPKQNYIKRLVGLPEETVSIQYGDVYAKSNSETDSSQFGEIQRKPPEKLLAMSHLVYDSQHQPKALLEAGYPSRLQPWSPGIDTIPTDSWKVTETAEGMTATVEAAEGETKWLRYYHHFPDEQQWRAAINGESLADVDPQTGRLITDFYAYDSYLNVASDRVYDVKPSPVGVSRLKRMLGQTRTAGVFRSSYESGGDLAQFRGTVQYGGSYHGSGGVHWVGDLIVSQTIETSADAQQLRFEIVEAGVRHVCEIDLPTGEAKLTLDDGQEHAFDGDSNLHPIAETAVRAGQQHDFRFSNADDELRLWIDGGLVAFQSPTTFDFNSIVPREENQPRFDGPGNPLDAAPIAVAVTGGSATLSQWTIHRDKYYIAVDTSDDGMLDYDMGALRRFVGAGARPDEIVRDIQLLMGEPTIWADFPGWQSRRAVSFRMEEDQFFPMGDNSPESLDARCWAGKKTRLGNYASPDKDAYKFADVSYVPRDLLVGKALLVFWPHPWKSPLPFWPNLDRMQRIK, encoded by the coding sequence ATGAATTCATCGACCGAATCGAAGTCCACCAACGACGGTTCCGTGTCGGAGGCTCAGTCAGCCTTCGACGCCATGACGATTCCTCAACAGCGTGCCGCTGTGTTCCGGTTGCAGGCCGGACGCGAAACGGTGGAAGCCTTCGCGGTTGCCTTCATCTTGGCACTGTTGTTCCGTGCTTTCATCGCGGAAGCCTTCGTGATCCCAACCGGATCAATGGCTCCCGCTCTGATGGGGGCTCACAAAGATGTGTTCTGCGACGAATGTGGGCAGCAGTTCCCAATCGGGGCGAGTTTGGAAAACCGCACGCCCGCGCTTCAGAAAGTCGTGGTGGGCGGGATCTGCCCAAATTGTCGGCACGTGAACTCATTGGATTTGGCCAATGATGCGAATGAGCAAACCTTCAGCGGCGACCGGATTCTGGTCAGTAAATTCGCGTACACGTTGAAAGAGCCCAAGCGATGGGACGTGATCGTCTTCAAGGTTCCGGTGAACCCCAAGCAAAACTACATCAAACGCTTGGTCGGTTTGCCTGAAGAGACGGTGTCGATTCAGTATGGGGATGTTTACGCAAAATCGAACTCCGAAACCGATTCCTCCCAATTCGGCGAGATCCAGCGAAAGCCCCCCGAAAAGCTGCTGGCGATGAGTCACCTTGTTTATGACAGCCAGCATCAACCCAAGGCTCTGTTGGAGGCCGGCTACCCCTCCAGGTTGCAACCATGGTCCCCCGGGATCGATACGATTCCCACGGATTCTTGGAAGGTGACTGAGACCGCGGAAGGAATGACCGCGACGGTCGAGGCTGCGGAGGGTGAAACGAAGTGGCTTCGCTATTACCACCATTTCCCGGATGAGCAACAGTGGCGAGCCGCGATCAATGGCGAGTCCTTGGCGGACGTGGATCCACAAACCGGAAGGTTGATCACGGATTTCTACGCCTATGACTCGTATCTGAACGTTGCATCGGATCGAGTCTACGATGTCAAACCTTCCCCGGTCGGCGTCTCGCGTCTCAAACGCATGCTGGGGCAAACCCGCACTGCAGGTGTGTTTCGAAGCAGCTATGAGTCCGGCGGCGACTTGGCTCAGTTCCGAGGAACGGTTCAGTACGGTGGTTCCTACCACGGTTCAGGAGGCGTTCACTGGGTCGGCGATCTGATTGTTTCCCAGACCATCGAGACTTCCGCTGATGCTCAGCAACTCCGCTTTGAAATTGTCGAGGCTGGAGTGCGGCATGTTTGTGAAATCGATCTGCCAACTGGCGAAGCCAAGCTCACCCTCGACGATGGTCAGGAACATGCGTTTGACGGTGACAGCAATCTGCATCCGATCGCAGAAACCGCGGTTCGAGCCGGTCAGCAACATGACTTCCGATTCAGCAACGCGGATGATGAACTGAGGTTGTGGATCGACGGTGGTTTGGTGGCGTTCCAATCGCCGACCACGTTCGATTTCAATTCCATTGTCCCACGCGAAGAAAACCAGCCACGATTTGACGGTCCGGGGAATCCATTGGATGCTGCCCCGATTGCGGTTGCTGTGACCGGCGGCTCGGCCACGTTGAGCCAGTGGACCATCCACCGTGACAAGTATTACATCGCGGTCGACACCAGTGACGATGGCATGCTTGACTATGACATGGGAGCCTTGCGTCGCTTCGTCGGTGCCGGGGCTCGACCGGACGAAATTGTCCGCGACATTCAACTGCTGATGGGCGAGCCAACGATCTGGGCTGATTTCCCCGGTTGGCAAAGTCGCCGCGCGGTTTCCTTCCGGATGGAAGAAGACCAATTCTTCCCGATGGGCGACAACAGTCCCGAGAGTTTGGACGCACGTTGCTGGGCCGGTAAGAAAACACGACTCGGAAATTACGCCAGTCCCGACAAAGACGCCTACAAATTCGCGGACGTTTCGTATGTTCCGCGAGACCTGTTGGTTGGCAAGGCATTGCTGGTGTTTTGGCCGCACCCGTGGAAGTCGCCGTTGCCGTTTTGGCCCAACCTGGACCGGATGCAACGAATCAAGTGA
- a CDS encoding DinB family protein, with translation MNSICFCIGTTTKLVFASFLLAFVPAACFPASVDAAEGDPVAVRLWPGGTVTVESHWGLSVAVQNAPASPEGSTPDRVSGTIAIPETDATVSLGQAGSYLLRRPANQAKPTWQSAAISDTGTGDVFETPNDIRVNSLGTKAVHLQLDGVHLLVAGPDCDVQTLESIEHIDAVIGSNLQRFAAEDGKSLPTTVRNWISVSATAPDSAKVQTQNHNTVAISSQSSESKAKSPAVWWNVSTQPWLMPEAMDKMFVAMEESCSESQAVFAALTAEQMNFQPANGTHTPRWNVEHMMGRQLQFFSQMYHAADVAIPVMDLNPAQMPPDYRFANPNWSGAEEARQMQRVSDFSRRFAYLLDGYGTDDKVAGSRWPSMGALLKQMERHYSEHTANTQKKFQLPGWPSKN, from the coding sequence ATGAATTCGATTTGTTTCTGCATAGGAACCACGACGAAGCTCGTTTTCGCTAGTTTTTTGCTCGCGTTTGTTCCTGCCGCTTGTTTCCCTGCATCCGTGGATGCAGCCGAAGGAGACCCGGTCGCGGTGCGTTTGTGGCCTGGGGGGACCGTGACGGTCGAGTCGCACTGGGGACTGAGCGTCGCGGTTCAAAACGCCCCCGCCTCGCCTGAAGGATCAACGCCAGACCGTGTTTCAGGCACCATTGCGATCCCGGAAACGGACGCAACCGTTTCATTGGGTCAGGCAGGCTCCTACCTTCTCCGCCGCCCAGCCAACCAAGCCAAACCGACCTGGCAATCGGCTGCAATCAGCGACACCGGAACGGGCGACGTTTTCGAGACACCGAATGACATCCGAGTGAATTCGCTCGGCACGAAAGCGGTCCACCTTCAATTGGATGGGGTCCATCTGCTTGTGGCAGGGCCCGACTGCGACGTTCAGACGCTGGAATCCATCGAACACATTGACGCGGTCATCGGATCCAACTTGCAGCGATTCGCGGCAGAAGACGGCAAGTCGTTGCCAACCACGGTTCGAAACTGGATTTCAGTTTCAGCAACCGCTCCTGACTCAGCCAAGGTCCAAACGCAAAACCACAACACGGTCGCCATCTCATCGCAGTCGTCCGAATCCAAGGCGAAGTCTCCAGCGGTTTGGTGGAACGTCTCCACTCAACCTTGGTTGATGCCTGAGGCGATGGACAAAATGTTCGTTGCGATGGAAGAGTCATGCTCCGAGTCCCAAGCCGTCTTCGCCGCTTTGACGGCAGAGCAAATGAACTTCCAACCCGCCAACGGAACGCACACCCCACGCTGGAACGTGGAACACATGATGGGGCGACAGTTGCAGTTCTTCTCGCAGATGTATCACGCAGCCGACGTCGCGATCCCGGTCATGGATCTGAATCCGGCTCAAATGCCGCCGGATTACCGATTCGCCAATCCAAATTGGTCGGGCGCCGAGGAAGCTCGCCAGATGCAACGAGTCAGCGACTTCAGCCGACGGTTTGCGTATTTGCTGGATGGCTATGGCACCGACGACAAAGTCGCCGGCAGTCGCTGGCCAAGCATGGGCGCGTTGCTCAAGCAAATGGAGCGGCACTACAGCGAGCACACCGCCAACACGCAGAAGAAGTTCCAATTGCCTGGTTGGCCATCCAAGAACTGA
- a CDS encoding A24 family peptidase, which produces MDTLLQGITENWTIWFVTVVLIVAAVIDGMILKVPNWLTFPFIICGWAHCFIQGGMPGLGYSLLGTFVGMMLLLPLRNVGGMGAGDVKLLAGIGAWCGTTITLQAFAATAIVGGIMAAFMIWKSGAWVKHYAQFWKIMNEWRTIRKPEQLAAIARERKPTMYLLPYGIPMAIGTIIYFAASGQLV; this is translated from the coding sequence ATGGACACTCTCCTTCAAGGCATCACCGAAAACTGGACCATTTGGTTCGTGACGGTCGTCCTCATTGTTGCGGCTGTCATCGACGGCATGATTTTGAAAGTCCCAAACTGGTTGACTTTCCCGTTCATCATCTGCGGTTGGGCACACTGTTTCATCCAAGGCGGCATGCCGGGCTTGGGTTACAGTTTGCTTGGCACCTTCGTCGGCATGATGTTGCTGTTGCCACTTCGCAACGTAGGCGGCATGGGAGCCGGCGACGTGAAACTGCTGGCAGGCATCGGTGCCTGGTGCGGTACCACGATCACACTGCAAGCCTTTGCGGCGACTGCAATCGTCGGCGGCATCATGGCTGCGTTCATGATTTGGAAGAGCGGAGCCTGGGTGAAACACTACGCTCAGTTCTGGAAAATCATGAATGAGTGGCGAACGATCCGCAAACCGGAACAGCTTGCCGCGATTGCTCGCGAGCGAAAACCAACGATGTACCTGTTGCCCTACGGCATCCCCATGGCCATCGGGACCATCATCTACTTCGCCGCATCTGGCCAGTTGGTCTGA
- a CDS encoding Flp family type IVb pilin, with translation MKKFAENVVAFLKEEDGPTAVEYAVLLALIIVVCIGAVTTIGSNANAKFGEAGAAIAAN, from the coding sequence ATGAAAAAGTTTGCTGAGAACGTAGTTGCTTTCCTGAAAGAAGAAGACGGACCAACGGCTGTTGAGTACGCCGTCTTGTTGGCTCTGATCATCGTCGTTTGCATCGGTGCTGTGACCACCATCGGTTCCAACGCCAACGCAAAGTTCGGCGAAGCTGGCGCTGCAATCGCTGCCAACTGA
- the ilvA gene encoding threonine ammonia-lyase, which produces MSPMIAADKIQAARQRIAGVVRHTPLMRNARLSALYDAEILLKREDLQEVRSYKIRGAYNRMSQLSDEQRAAGVVCASAGNHAQGFAYACHSMEIQGRVFMPAVTPKQKVEKVKLFGQEHVEIILIGDTFDDAAAEAHRAAEKGLTYIPPFDDPAIIEGQGTVGAEILEDHPEPIDIVLVAVGGGGLISGLGSIFKQLSPQTKIIGVEPTGAPAMHDSLREGKVVTLDKIDSFVDGAAVRRVGDLNFQIAQHVIDEMVLVPEGKVCSVMLQLYNDEGLVVEPAGALSIAALEQLADEIRGKTVVCVVGGSNNDITRTEEIRDRAMLYEGLQHYFIIKFPQRAGALREFLNNVLGPTDDITHFEYTRKHNRETGPALVGLQVAHRDDYQGLLDRLTASNIEYQVVNEQRMLFELLV; this is translated from the coding sequence ATGTCTCCTATGATCGCCGCCGACAAAATCCAGGCGGCTCGCCAGCGAATCGCTGGCGTGGTTCGCCACACACCTCTGATGCGAAATGCACGTCTCTCGGCGCTCTATGACGCTGAGATTCTGCTCAAACGCGAGGACTTGCAAGAAGTCCGCAGCTACAAAATTCGTGGGGCGTACAACCGGATGTCGCAGCTCAGCGACGAGCAACGGGCCGCTGGAGTGGTTTGTGCCAGCGCCGGCAACCACGCGCAAGGTTTCGCGTACGCCTGTCATTCGATGGAGATTCAAGGCCGAGTCTTCATGCCTGCGGTGACGCCCAAGCAGAAGGTCGAGAAGGTCAAACTGTTCGGTCAAGAGCATGTGGAGATCATTCTCATCGGGGACACGTTTGACGATGCGGCCGCAGAGGCCCACCGCGCCGCTGAGAAAGGGCTGACATACATTCCGCCCTTTGATGATCCCGCCATCATCGAAGGCCAAGGCACGGTCGGTGCCGAAATTTTGGAAGATCATCCTGAGCCAATTGACATCGTGCTGGTCGCAGTCGGTGGCGGCGGTTTGATCTCCGGTTTGGGAAGCATCTTCAAGCAACTCTCACCCCAAACCAAGATCATCGGAGTGGAGCCAACGGGCGCACCGGCGATGCATGACAGTCTTCGCGAAGGCAAGGTCGTCACGCTCGACAAGATTGATAGCTTCGTCGACGGTGCTGCGGTCCGGCGGGTCGGCGATCTAAACTTTCAAATTGCTCAGCACGTCATTGACGAAATGGTCCTCGTTCCCGAGGGCAAAGTCTGCAGCGTGATGTTGCAGCTTTACAACGACGAGGGCCTGGTCGTCGAGCCCGCGGGGGCTCTTTCGATTGCGGCGCTCGAACAGTTGGCCGACGAGATTCGGGGCAAGACCGTCGTGTGTGTGGTTGGTGGCAGCAACAACGACATCACTCGCACCGAAGAGATTCGCGACCGAGCGATGTTGTACGAAGGGCTGCAGCACTACTTCATCATCAAGTTCCCGCAGCGTGCCGGAGCTTTGCGTGAGTTCCTCAACAATGTGCTCGGGCCAACCGATGACATCACGCACTTCGAATACACCCGAAAACACAACCGCGAAACTGGACCGGCCTTGGTCGGATTGCAAGTCGCCCACCGCGATGACTACCAAGGATTGCTGGACCGCCTGACGGCCAGCAACATCGAATACCAAGTCGTCAACGAACAACGCATGCTGTTCGAACTGTTGGTGTAG